One segment of Calypte anna isolate BGI_N300 chromosome 4A, bCalAnn1_v1.p, whole genome shotgun sequence DNA contains the following:
- the SRD5A3 gene encoding polyprenol reductase produces MAVLLSAAWALLALAFLAALLLVRRASPRRPGGGLGLSELFQDLLRYGKTKGWCGQAPGWLRLLQVPKRWFTHFYVVSVLWNGFLLIQLFRAEFLGVSLPSQIQQVQYAVGRDSQSEDTDSEHFSVLLVLLLLWLHSCRRLAECLWTSVFSSGVIHIVQYCFGLGYYLALGSTVLCQVPTSVRNGKGLSVQICWYHIVGVMIYIWASLHQHRCLVILANLRKSKSGKVISLNHSVPFGDWFERVSCPHYFAELLIYISMAITLGFHNVTWWCVVMYVLFNQALAAVLCHEFYQKNFSSYPKHRKAFIPYVF; encoded by the exons ATGGCGGTGCTGCTGTCTGCCGCCTGGGCCCTGCTGGCCCTTGCGTTTCTTGCAGCGCTGCTGCTGGTTCGGCGGGCCTCGCCGCGGCGGCCCGGGGGCGGCCTTGGCCTTTCTGAGCTTTTCCAGGATCTGCTCCGCTACGGGAAGACGAAGGGCTGGTGCGGGCAGGCACCGGGCTGGCTGCGCCTCCTCCAGGTGCCCAAGAG GTGGTTTACTCACTTTTATGTGGTTTCTGTGCTCTGGAATGGCTTTCTGCTGATCCAGCTTTTCCGAGCTGAGTTCCTTGGAGTGTCTCTGCCATCACAGATTCAGCAAGTGCAATATGCTGTTGGCAGAGATTCTCAAAGTGAGGACACAG ATAGTGAACACTTCTCTGTGCTCCTGGTTCTCCTGCTGCTTTGGCTGCATAGTTGTCGAAGACTTGCAGAATGCCTCTGGACCAGCGTGTTTTCCAGCGGTGTCATCCATATCGTGCAGTATTGCTTTGGACTTGGTTACTACCTTGCTCTTGGCTCAACTGTGCTATGTCAAGTGCCTACTAGTGTTAGGAATG gaaaaggTCTTTCTGTGCAGATCTGCTGGTATCACATTGTAGGAGTAATGATATACATTTGGGCCTCCCTTCACCAACACAGATGTCTCGTGATTCTTGCTAATCTTAGAAAAAGTAAATCAG GAAAGGTCATAAGCCTGAACCACAGTGTACCTTTTGGAGACTGGTTTGAGAGAGTTTCTTGCCCTCATTATTTTGCAGAGCTCCTCATTTATATATCCATGGCCATCACGCTTGGATTCCACAATGTGACGTGGTGGTGTGTAGTGATGTATGTTCTTTTCAACCAGGCACTGGCTGCTGTTTTGTGTCACGAGTTCTATCAGAAAAACTTCAGCTCCTACCCAAAGCATCGAAAAGCATTTATACCATATGttttttag
- the TMEM165 gene encoding transmembrane protein 165 isoform X1 — MGSPPSPPPLPRAATLLLAAALLLTAPAGLRAAPEEEPVRKKEPPPPPPAAQGVEPRAEKGSSQVAPVHFVNEESADKTNLGFIHAFVAAISVIIVSELGDKTFFIAAIMAMRYNRLTVLAGAMLALGLMTCLSVLFGYATTVIPRIYTYYVSTALFAIFGIRMLREGLKMSPDEGQEELEEVQAEIKKKDEELQRTKLLNGPGDVESGAGTTIPQKKWLHFISPIFVQAFTLTFLAEWGDRSQLTTIVLAAREDPYGVAVGGTVGHCLCTGLAVIGGRMIAQKISVRTVTIIGGIVFLAFAFSALFISPDSGF, encoded by the exons ATGGGCTCGCCCCCGTCCCCGCCGCCGCTCCCCCGGGCCGCCACGCTGCTGCTGGCGGCGGCCCTGCTGCTGACGGCCCCGGCGGGGTTGCGAGCCGCTCCGGAGGAAGAGCCCGTCAGGAAGAAGGAGCCGCCGCCTCCACCGCCGGCGGCGCAGGGGGTCGAACCGCGGGCTGAG AAGGGGTCCTCCCAGGTTGCTCCAGTGCACTTTGTCAATGAAGAGTCAGCTGACAAGACTAACTTGGGCTTTATTCATGCATTTGTGGCTGCTATCTCAGTCATCATCGTGTCAGAACTGGGGGATAAGACCTTCTTCATTGCTGCCATCATGGCGATGCGATACAACCGCTTGACGGTACTGGCTGGTGCTATGCTTGCCCTGGGACTGATGACATGTTTATCAG tgttgtttGGCTATGCCACCACAGTTATTCCTCGCATTTACACCTACTACGTGTCAACAGCACTGTTTGCAATTTTCGGTATCCGAATGCTTCGAGAAGGCTTGAAAATGAGTCCAGATGAAGGtcaggaagagctggaggaagttcaagcagaaattaaaaaaaaagacgaGGAA CTTCAGAGAACTAAACTGTTAAATGGGCCAGGAGATGTGGAATCGGGGGCAGGCACCACTATACCTCAGAAGAAGTGgctacattttatttctccaaTCTTTGTTCAAGCTTTTACTTTAACATTTCTAGCTGAATGGGGTGATCGGTCCCAATTAACAACCATAGTTTTGGCTGCCAGAGAG gaccCCTATGGTGTGGCAGTAGGAGGGACAGTGGGACATTGTCTATGCACTGGCTTAGCGGTTATTGGAGGGAGAATGATAGCACAAAAAATTTCTGTTAGGACTG tgacaATCATAGGAGGCATTGTCTTCTTagcatttgcattttctgcACTATTTATAAGTCCAGACTCTggtttttaa
- the TMEM165 gene encoding transmembrane protein 165 isoform X2, with product MGSPPSPPPLPRAATLLLAAALLLTAPAGLRAAPEEEPVRKKEPPPPPPAAQGVEPRAEGSSQVAPVHFVNEESADKTNLGFIHAFVAAISVIIVSELGDKTFFIAAIMAMRYNRLTVLAGAMLALGLMTCLSVLFGYATTVIPRIYTYYVSTALFAIFGIRMLREGLKMSPDEGQEELEEVQAEIKKKDEELQRTKLLNGPGDVESGAGTTIPQKKWLHFISPIFVQAFTLTFLAEWGDRSQLTTIVLAAREDPYGVAVGGTVGHCLCTGLAVIGGRMIAQKISVRTVTIIGGIVFLAFAFSALFISPDSGF from the exons ATGGGCTCGCCCCCGTCCCCGCCGCCGCTCCCCCGGGCCGCCACGCTGCTGCTGGCGGCGGCCCTGCTGCTGACGGCCCCGGCGGGGTTGCGAGCCGCTCCGGAGGAAGAGCCCGTCAGGAAGAAGGAGCCGCCGCCTCCACCGCCGGCGGCGCAGGGGGTCGAACCGCGGGCTGAG GGGTCCTCCCAGGTTGCTCCAGTGCACTTTGTCAATGAAGAGTCAGCTGACAAGACTAACTTGGGCTTTATTCATGCATTTGTGGCTGCTATCTCAGTCATCATCGTGTCAGAACTGGGGGATAAGACCTTCTTCATTGCTGCCATCATGGCGATGCGATACAACCGCTTGACGGTACTGGCTGGTGCTATGCTTGCCCTGGGACTGATGACATGTTTATCAG tgttgtttGGCTATGCCACCACAGTTATTCCTCGCATTTACACCTACTACGTGTCAACAGCACTGTTTGCAATTTTCGGTATCCGAATGCTTCGAGAAGGCTTGAAAATGAGTCCAGATGAAGGtcaggaagagctggaggaagttcaagcagaaattaaaaaaaaagacgaGGAA CTTCAGAGAACTAAACTGTTAAATGGGCCAGGAGATGTGGAATCGGGGGCAGGCACCACTATACCTCAGAAGAAGTGgctacattttatttctccaaTCTTTGTTCAAGCTTTTACTTTAACATTTCTAGCTGAATGGGGTGATCGGTCCCAATTAACAACCATAGTTTTGGCTGCCAGAGAG gaccCCTATGGTGTGGCAGTAGGAGGGACAGTGGGACATTGTCTATGCACTGGCTTAGCGGTTATTGGAGGGAGAATGATAGCACAAAAAATTTCTGTTAGGACTG tgacaATCATAGGAGGCATTGTCTTCTTagcatttgcattttctgcACTATTTATAAGTCCAGACTCTggtttttaa